In Rhizobium sp. BG4, the genomic stretch CCCGGAAAAGATGGTTGCTGACCTCGAAGACGCCTTCATTCTCCTCCACGAGAAGAAGCTCTCGAACCTGCAGTCGATGCTCCCGGTTCTCGAAGCTGTCGTTCAGACCGGCAAGCCGCTCCTCATCATCGCTGAAGACGTCGAAGGCGAAGCTCTTGCTACGCTCGTCGTCAACAAGCTGCGCGGCGGCCTCAAGATCGCTGCTGTCAAGGCTCCTGGCTTCGGCGACCGCCGCAAGGCCATGCTGGAAGACATCGCCATCCTGACGGGCGGCACTGTCATCTCCGAAGACCTCGGCATCAAGCTCGAATCCGTTACGCTCGACATGCTCGGCCGTACCAAGAAGGTTTCGATCTCGAAGGAAAACACCACGATCGTCGACGGCGCTGGCGCCAAGTCCGACATCGAAGGCCGTGTTGCCCAGATCAAGGCTCAGATCGAAGAAACCTCTTCCGACTACGACCGCGAAAAGCTGCAGGAACGTCTTGCCAAGCTCGCTGGCGGCGTTGCCGTTATCCGCGTTGGCGGTTCGACGGAAGTTGAAGTCAAGGAAAAGAAGGACCGCATCGACGACGCTCTGAACGCGACGCGCGCTGCTGTTCAGGAAGGCATCGTACCGGGCGGTGGTATCGCTCTGCTGCGCTCTTCCACGAAGATCAAGTCCAAGGGTGAGAACGACGACCAGGAAGCTGGCATCAACATCATCCGCCGCGCTCTGCAGGCTCTGGTTCGCCAGATCGCAGAAAACGCTGGTGACGAAGCTTCGATCGTTGTCGGCAAGGTTCTCGACAAGGATCAGGACAACTACGGCTACAACGCCCAGACGTCCGAATATGGCGACATGATCGCCATGGGCATCGTCGACCCGGTCAAGGTCGTCCGTACGGCTCTGCAGAACGCAGCTTCGGTTGCTTCGCTGCTGATCACCACGGAAGCCATGATCGCCGAGCTGCCGAAGAAGGACGCTCCGGCTGGCATGCCTGGCGGCATGGGCGGCATGGGCGGTATGGACATGATGTAAGACCTTCGGGTCTAACATCTGGGCCAACCGGTTCAGTTACGGAAGGGCGGTCTTCGGGCCGCCCTTTTTGTTTGCGGAGAACCGATTCGGCCTTACCAATTTTCGAGGCCACAGGAATCGAACTGGTAAAACGTTTAAGCGTCTATTTTGTGCGAAAATCGGACGCCGAAGCTTTCGCGAGACTTACCAAGCGGCGTTTTTTGTCATCAGGTGAAATACTCTCAGTGAAATTGGTTTCACCGCTGCAATGTGAAATTTTTGCGAAGCGTAACCGTTTACATCTCACAAAACGGGCAACTTTTTACTTTGATTTCTTCTACCTTTTATAGAAGCATGCAATATATCGCATCCTTCGCGTTGCGGATTACCCCCGAAAAAGCATTTGCCGCCTTTCAAAAACTGCCTATAAATCCGCGCTGCAAATTGCAGTGCATGACGATATTTTTCCGCCCGCCAGCGGAAGACCGTATTTTGCAAATGACGCCGGCTGCAGAGCATTCCGCGCCAGAATTTTGAAAAGAGCATGAGAAGGGTTCCGCATCGGCGGCGCCGTATTTTGCTCACGCCCGGACATGATGACCGGTGTCGCATGAAGATGTTTTCGTCACACCGCACGAGCGCTGCATAGAACTGCGCACGACACGGGGAACCCCATTTGTTCAAGATCGCCAAAGCCAATGTTGCAGCCCCTCTTACGCCTGGCTCCTTTGATCTGACCCATCACAACCAGGAAATGCTCGCGCAGTTTTCCGTCTCTGAAGCGTGGAACGGCGATTTCTCCAGCGGCGTCATCCAGCTTGGCGAATGGAGCTCGATGCTCCATGGTCTCGCCGGCCGGGAATGCGGGCTGCTCAGCCTGATGCGCTGTTACGACGTGAAGGATCGCGCCCATATCCTGGCGCTCTTCGAGCAGGCCGCGACGCTCTCCTCGTCCTTCTGCTTCTCCACGACCATCGTCATGCCGAACGGCTTCCGCCAGCCGCTGTTCTGCATGGGCGAGTCTGCCGGACTGGAAGAGAAGTATAGCGGCAGCATGGTCGGCGTCTTCATCTTCCCGCGCTTCAAGCTCGACAGCGCGAACCAGATGGCGAGCCGCCAGTAATCGTCACTGCGCAGGCACAGAATTGAAAAAAGGCCGGTCCTGCGACCGGCCTTTGCTGTTTGGCTTACACCGGCTTGACCGGGATGTTCAGCCCCTTGGCGCTTGCCGGGCGGGCGATGCAGCGCTCCAGCCAGGCCATCACGGCCGGGAACTTCGCGTATTCCAGCACCTCGCGGCCGCCATAGAAGATGTCGGCGCCACGGATCCACGGGAAGGTGGTGATGTCGGCGATGGTGTATTCGTCGCCCATGATCCACTGGCGGCCCTGCAGGCGGCTCTCCAGCACGCTCAGCAGGCGCTTGGCCTCATCGCGGTAGCGCTCCATCGGATAGCTGTTGTTGGCGACCTTATCGGCTGCCGCCTTGTAGAAATGGCCGAACTGCCCAAACATCGGGCCGATGCCGGCCATCTGGAAGAAGACCCACTGGATGGTCTCGTAGCGGCCGGCGGCATCGGCAGGGATCAGCTTGCCGGTCTTCTCCGCGAGATAGAGCAGGATGGCGCCGGATTCGAAGAGGCCGATGGGCTTGCCGTCCGGACCATTGGGATCGATGATCGAGGGTATGCGGCCGTTCGGATTGAGCGAGACGAATTCCGCGGATTTCTGGTCGTTCTGAGCGAAGCCGACATAATGCGGCTCATAGGGCAGACCGAGCTCTTCCAGCGCAATCGAGATCTTCACGCCATTCGGCGTCTGCAGCGAATAGAGCTGGATGACATCCGGGTTCTTTGCCGGCCAGCGCTCGGTGATCGGGAAGCTTGAAAGGTCTGCCATTGAAATCTCCGTGGGGGTTGGTGGCCGACCATAAGAGAGCGACCGCCGGGAAGACAAGCCGCCTTCAAGAGGCGATCGTTTCAAAATACTGAACGAACCGTCCCCGTTCGTTTATCTTTCCAGCTGCGACAAAATGCGCGACAAGTGTGGCCAACGAGATCAGCGGATCTCACAGTCATTCAAACGGAGATTACGTCCATGTCGAATACCTCTAGCCTTCTTCTCGTGCTTGCCCGCATCCTGCTGTCGTTCATGTTCATTCTCGCCGGCTTCGGCAAGATCACCGACCCGGCTGGCACTGCCGGCATGATCGCTGGCGCTGGCCTTCCGGCCGCAACCGCTCTGACCTATCTCGCAGGCCTCTTCGAACTGCTGACCGGCCTTGCCGTTCTCGTCGGCTTCCAGGTTCGCATCGTCGGCTGGCTGCTCGCTGCCTTCTGTGTGTTCACCGCCGTCGTCTTCCACCTGCCCTATGCAAGCGGTGCTGAACTCGTGAACATCCTGAACCAGATCATGGTCATGAAGAACTTCACGCTGGCTGGTGCCTACATCCTGCTCGCAACGGTCGGTGCCGGTGCCTACTCGATCGACGCCCGCCGCGGTGTATCGGCTCTTACGGCCTAAGCCGAAGCCTCCCAAGCATAAAGAAACCCGCCGTCGCGAGACGGCGGGTTTTTTCGTTTCCGGTATCGGAAGAGGATCAGAGTGCGCCGCGGACGGCGGTAACGATCTTCGCCACGACGGGTTCTGCGGCATGGCTTTCCTTGCGGGCGCGCACCAGGCAAGCCTCCGAGCGCAGGATGACGCCGTCGTTCAGGACGCGCAGGTGGTTTGCCCGCAGCGTCGAGCCGGTGGAGGTGATATCGACGATGATATCCGCCGAGCCGGATGCAGGCGCGCCCTCGGTGGCGCCCAGGCTCTCGACGATGCGATAGAGTTGGATGCCGTGCTGGCTGGAGAAGAACTGCTGCGTCAGGCGCCAGTATTTGGTGGCGATGGTCAGGCGGCGGCCGTGGCGGGCGCGGAAGTCGGCGGCGACATCGCCGAGATCGGCCATCGTATCAACATCGAGCCAGATTTCCGGAACGGCGACGACGACATCGGCATGGCCGAAGCCGAGGCGGGCGCAGAATTCGACACGCTTGTCAGTCTCTGCGAGGCCCTCGCGCACCAGATCCTCGCCGGTGACGCCGAAATCGATCGAGCCGTTGCCGAGCTCGCGGGAGATTTCCGAAGCCGACAGGAAGGCGACCTCGACATCATCCCAGCCTTCCACGCGGCCGCGATAGGAGCGGTCGTTGCCGACGGCAGTGATCCTCATGCCGGCGCGCTCGAAGATCGCCGAGGCATCGTCCTTCATCCGGCCCTTGGACGGCAGTGCGATGGTAACGGTCATGCCGCTGCCCTTTCCGTTTCGATGCGGTCAAGCCAGAGCGAGAAGCCGACGGCCGGGATGCGTTCGCGGGCGCCGAGGAAGTTCAACAGCCTGTCGAAGCGGCCGCCACCGGCGAGAACCGCCGACGAGCCCTCGACGCTGACCTCGAAGACGAGGCCGGTATAGTAATCCAGCGGGCGACCGAAGGCGGCGCGGTAATCCATCGATGACAGATCGAGACCGGCATTCGAGAGCGCAGCCAGGCGGCTGTCGAAATGCGAGAGCGCGGTGCCGATCTTCAGCCCGGCGGCATCGGCAAAGCCTGCGAGCGCCGAGGATGCATCGGCCAACGGCACGTTCAGCGACAGGAATTCCTCGAGCACGCGGAAGGCGTCGTCATCGAGCCGGGTTTCGGAGAGCACCAGCTTCTCCTTGAGGCGGCGGGCGATATCGGCGGGCGAACGGCTGGCATTGGTGGAATAGCCGGTCGCTTCCATCGTCTGGTCGATATGGGCGATCAGCGCCTGGTCGTCGCCTGCTGCCACGAGCCTGGCGATCTCATCGTCGAGACCGGTGACGAATTGCGGGCTGACGAGGCTCGCAAGCAGCGCCTCGATCTGCGTCATGTTGCCGAAGGCGTGGATCAGCCGCTTCTGCCAGCCGAGCGGCAGGCCGAGCGCCTGGACGACGGCTTCGAAGACCGCCTGATCGCCGAGAACGGTCGAGAAGGTCTTGCCGGGGATCAGCCGCTGCAGGATGGCGACGGCATCGCCGATGGCACGCGCATCGGCGCTCGCCGTATCGGTCTCGCCGAGATCTTCAATCCCCGCCTGATAGAACTCGTTGCCGCCATCACGGCGCTGACGGAAGACTTCACCGAGATAGGAATAGCGCTTCGGCGTGCCGGTCGCGGTCTCGATGTGGCGCAGGCAGACAGGAATGGTGAATTCCGGGCGCAGGCAGAGGCTGGCGCCAGTCTCGCTCTCCGTCATGAAGATACGGCGGCGGAGGTCCTCGCCGGCGATATCGAGAAAGGGTTCGGCCGGCTGGATGACCGGCGTATCGATGCGCTCGGTCTTGCGGGTGGCGAACTCGGTGAGGAGGTCGGTGGCGAAGTTGGGTAGATTGATCAAAGTCCCCTCCCCAACCCCTCCCCACGAGGGGGAGTGACTAACCCGCGGCACTCGCCGAGCGAGGCCGGAAATCTCTCAGTTGCGGCATTGCGCGAGACAGCGCCGCGTGAAGCCCCTCCCCCTTGTGGGGAGGGGTTGGGGAGGGGAAGGTCACGCATTCGACGCCCGCTTCCGGTCTTCCGCCTGCGCCGCCAGGATTTCCTTCACCTTGGCGACGAGGTCGGCTTCCGGCACGGTTTCCTGCGCGACGCGCGCTTCGCGCCAGCTGGCATTGTCCTCGATCTCGCCGGAGAGGCGCTTGCCCTCGATGAGGTCCTTGATCTGCACGACGCCCTGCGCCCGCTCGTCACCACCCTGGATGATGGCGACGGGGCAGCCGCGGCGGTCGGCATATTTCAGCTGGTTGCCGAACTTTTTCCAGTTGCCCTGGAACATCTCGGCGCGGATGCCGGCGGCGCGCAGCTCCTGCGTCAGGCGCTGGTAGCGGCCCATCGCCTCGACATCGCCATCCATGACGGTGACGAGAACGGGCTCGATGACTTCGCTCTGGCCGAGCTTGCCGAGGTTCTTCAGCGCCGTCATCAGGCGCGAGACGCCGATCGAGAAGCCGGTCGCGGGAACAGGCTGACCCATGAAACGGGAGACGAGACCATCGTAACGCCCACCGCCGCCGACCGAACCGAAGACGACCTTTTCGCCCTTCTCGTTGGTGACGTCGAAGAGGAGCTCGGCTTCGTAGACCGGGCCGGTGTAATATTCGAGGCCGCGGACGACCGAGGGGTCGATCTTGATGCGGGTGCTGTCATAGCCGGCGCTGGTGACGAGGCTGCCGATGAAATTCAGTTCCTCGACGCCTTCGCCGCCCTTGGACGTGCCGGCCACCAGCTCGGCGAGCTTATCAGCGCTTTCGGCATAGTCCTTGATGCCGACGAAGAAGAGGACCTTGTCGATCTGGCTCTGGTCGAGACCTGCACCCTTGGTGAAGTCGCCGGACTCATCCTTGCGGCCGGGGCCGAGCAGCAGGGCGACGCCCTCGGGGCCGAACTTGTCGAGCTTGTCGATGGCGCGCAGCACGTTGAGGCGCTGGGCGGCCTTGTCGTCACCGCCGAGGCCGATCGCTTCGAGAACGCCGTCGAGAACCTTGCGGTTATTGACGCGGATGACGTAATCGCCGCGCTTGATGCCGAGGGCTTCGAGCGTATCGGCCATCATCATGCACATTTCGGCATCGGCCTGGACGCCGGGCGCGCCGACCGTATCGGCATCGAACTGCATGAACTGGCGGAAGCGGCCGGGGCCTGGCTTCTCGTTGCGGAACACGTAGCCGGCGCGATAGGTGCGGTACGGCAGCTGGATATCGTTGAAATTCTCGGCGACATGACGGGCGAGCGGCGCCGTCAGGTCGTAGCGCAGGCTCATCCACTGCTCGTCATCATCCTGAAGCGAGAAGACGCCCTCGTTCGGACGGTCGGCATCCGGCAGGAACTTGCCGAGCGCATCCGTATATTCGAAGAGCGGCGTTTCGACAGGATCGAAACCATAATGCTCATAGACCTCGCGGATCTTCGCGGTCATTTCGTTGACGGCGCGGATATCGGCAGCCGAGCGATCAACGAAGCCACGCGGCAGGCGGGCCTTGAGCTTTTGCGGTTTCTTCTGCTTGTCGTTCATAGGGTTACTGGCCAGATTTTCCAAACTGCTGAATGAAGGGTTCTCTTAGAGGAACGAGCCGGGGGCGGCAAGGGCAACGGCTGGCGAACAGCGCCGCCCGCTGCTATAGATTTGCCGCGAAAAGGAGCCCGGCGATGACCAAGATCATGACCATCGAAATGCCCGATGAAATGCACGCAATCATCGCCGAGCACGCCGCCGAGGCTGAGATGTCTGTCGAGGATTATGTCTTCCAGGTCATCCAGCAATATGTCGAGGACGCGCAGGACCTTGAGGAGGCAGAAGCCGAGCTGGATAGTATCGAAAGCGGGGAATCGGCCGATACCATCGACGATTTCTTGCGGCGGCGCCTCGGCCTGACCGATTAGCCACTGTCAGCAACGCACACAGTTTATATTGCCGGGAATGTGCAAGTAGAATCCCATGATCGCCGAAATCCTCCAGTATGCCGCCACAGTTCCCGTGACGACCAGGGCCCACCGCGGCTATATCCGCTATTCCGTCAATCTCTGGTCGCGCGCCCGGCGCTGCAGCAGTTCATGGGCGGTGCATGAGGAGAAGAGCCGGGCGGCGATGCTAACGGCGGCTGCCGCTCTTCGGCAGAAGCGGACGGTTGTCGTGCTCGGGTCTGGACTGCTGCGTGACGTGCCGATCGAGGCGCTGGCGAAGACCTTCGATACGGTCGTGCTGGTCGATCTCGTGCATCTCGTCTCTGTGCGGCTGTGGCTGAGGGCGAAGGGGTACCGGAACGTCCGGCTGATCGAGCGTGATCTCTCCGGCTATGACGTTTTGCGACAGACGGGCAATGCGGAGCCGCTCGGCTTTCTGCGCGGCGTGCCCTATCTCGATCTGGTGATCTCGGCGAACCTGCTGTCGCAGATCGGCCGCGGGGTGAAGCGGCGTTTCGAGGCGGAGCAAGGCAGCGCAATGCCTGATGATACCGTGCAGCGATTGATCGCCGCACATATCGAGGGGCTGCGGGCGCTGCCCTGCGCCAACTGCCTCGTCACCGATATCTCCTATGCCGTCATCGACCGGACGGGAAAGACGCACGAGACGGCCGACCTGCTGCAGGGCGTGTCGGTGCCGCAGGACATAAAGGCATCCTGGAGCTGGCCGGTGGCGCCGCTCGGCGAGGAAAGCCGCGACTACCAGATCGTCCATCAGGTGATTGCCGACTATTGAGATGCATATTATTCTGGTTGCAATCCAGAATTTATTGTATCACTTTTAATATCGGATATCATTGCGGTGAAGATCGTTTGGGATGAGCCGAAGCGGTTTAGAAATCTGGCAAAGCACGGCCTCGACTTTCGCGAGCTCGATCTCGAATTCTTTGCGGATGCTGTGATCATCGACGCGCGGGACAGACGGCTGAAGGCGATCGGCTTTGCCATCGGAGATATTCTTGCCGTGGCCTTCGCGACCTTGGGGAGCGAGGGCATTTCGATCATCTCGATGCGGCCCGCGAGCCGGAAAGAGAGGAAACTCTATGAGCAAATCCAGGCGGATCATTCCCGCCCTCACTGACGAAGAAGAGGCGCGGATTCAGCGTGGCATCGCTGAAGACCCCGACAATCCCGAATGGACCGAGGAAGACTTCAAGAATGCCCGGCCCTTCGCAGAGGTCTTTCCGGAGCTGGCCGAGAGCATTCGCCGGGCGCGAGGCAGGCCGGCGGTCGAGAAGCCGAAGCGGCAGATTTCGCTGCGGC encodes the following:
- the groL gene encoding chaperonin GroEL (60 kDa chaperone family; promotes refolding of misfolded polypeptides especially under stressful conditions; forms two stacked rings of heptamers to form a barrel-shaped 14mer; ends can be capped by GroES; misfolded proteins enter the barrel where they are refolded when GroES binds) — translated: MAAKEVKFGRSAREKMLRGVDILADAVQVTLGPKGRNVVIDKSFGAPRITKDGVSVAKEIELEDKFENMGAQMVREVASKTNDIAGDGTTTATVLARAIVREGAKAVAAGMNPMDLKRGIDLAVAEVVKDLQAKAKKINTSEEVAQVGTISANGEKQIGLDIAEAMQKVGNEGVITVEEAKTAETELEVVEGMQFDRGYLSPYFVTNPEKMVADLEDAFILLHEKKLSNLQSMLPVLEAVVQTGKPLLIIAEDVEGEALATLVVNKLRGGLKIAAVKAPGFGDRRKAMLEDIAILTGGTVISEDLGIKLESVTLDMLGRTKKVSISKENTTIVDGAGAKSDIEGRVAQIKAQIEETSSDYDREKLQERLAKLAGGVAVIRVGGSTEVEVKEKKDRIDDALNATRAAVQEGIVPGGGIALLRSSTKIKSKGENDDQEAGINIIRRALQALVRQIAENAGDEASIVVGKVLDKDQDNYGYNAQTSEYGDMIAMGIVDPVKVVRTALQNAASVASLLITTEAMIAELPKKDAPAGMPGGMGGMGGMDMM
- a CDS encoding glutathione binding-like protein, which gives rise to MADLSSFPITERWPAKNPDVIQLYSLQTPNGVKISIALEELGLPYEPHYVGFAQNDQKSAEFVSLNPNGRIPSIIDPNGPDGKPIGLFESGAILLYLAEKTGKLIPADAAGRYETIQWVFFQMAGIGPMFGQFGHFYKAAADKVANNSYPMERYRDEAKRLLSVLESRLQGRQWIMGDEYTIADITTFPWIRGADIFYGGREVLEYAKFPAVMAWLERCIARPASAKGLNIPVKPV
- a CDS encoding DoxX family protein: MSNTSSLLLVLARILLSFMFILAGFGKITDPAGTAGMIAGAGLPAATALTYLAGLFELLTGLAVLVGFQVRIVGWLLAAFCVFTAVVFHLPYASGAELVNILNQIMVMKNFTLAGAYILLATVGAGAYSIDARRGVSALTA
- the hisG gene encoding ATP phosphoribosyltransferase codes for the protein MTVTIALPSKGRMKDDASAIFERAGMRITAVGNDRSYRGRVEGWDDVEVAFLSASEISRELGNGSIDFGVTGEDLVREGLAETDKRVEFCARLGFGHADVVVAVPEIWLDVDTMADLGDVAADFRARHGRRLTIATKYWRLTQQFFSSQHGIQLYRIVESLGATEGAPASGSADIIVDITSTGSTLRANHLRVLNDGVILRSEACLVRARKESHAAEPVVAKIVTAVRGAL
- a CDS encoding ATP phosphoribosyltransferase regulatory subunit, translated to MINLPNFATDLLTEFATRKTERIDTPVIQPAEPFLDIAGEDLRRRIFMTESETGASLCLRPEFTIPVCLRHIETATGTPKRYSYLGEVFRQRRDGGNEFYQAGIEDLGETDTASADARAIGDAVAILQRLIPGKTFSTVLGDQAVFEAVVQALGLPLGWQKRLIHAFGNMTQIEALLASLVSPQFVTGLDDEIARLVAAGDDQALIAHIDQTMEATGYSTNASRSPADIARRLKEKLVLSETRLDDDAFRVLEEFLSLNVPLADASSALAGFADAAGLKIGTALSHFDSRLAALSNAGLDLSSMDYRAAFGRPLDYYTGLVFEVSVEGSSAVLAGGGRFDRLLNFLGARERIPAVGFSLWLDRIETERAAA
- the hisS gene encoding histidine--tRNA ligase → MNDKQKKPQKLKARLPRGFVDRSAADIRAVNEMTAKIREVYEHYGFDPVETPLFEYTDALGKFLPDADRPNEGVFSLQDDDEQWMSLRYDLTAPLARHVAENFNDIQLPYRTYRAGYVFRNEKPGPGRFRQFMQFDADTVGAPGVQADAEMCMMMADTLEALGIKRGDYVIRVNNRKVLDGVLEAIGLGGDDKAAQRLNVLRAIDKLDKFGPEGVALLLGPGRKDESGDFTKGAGLDQSQIDKVLFFVGIKDYAESADKLAELVAGTSKGGEGVEELNFIGSLVTSAGYDSTRIKIDPSVVRGLEYYTGPVYEAELLFDVTNEKGEKVVFGSVGGGGRYDGLVSRFMGQPVPATGFSIGVSRLMTALKNLGKLGQSEVIEPVLVTVMDGDVEAMGRYQRLTQELRAAGIRAEMFQGNWKKFGNQLKYADRRGCPVAIIQGGDERAQGVVQIKDLIEGKRLSGEIEDNASWREARVAQETVPEADLVAKVKEILAAQAEDRKRASNA
- a CDS encoding BrnT family toxin, translating into MKIVWDEPKRFRNLAKHGLDFRELDLEFFADAVIIDARDRRLKAIGFAIGDILAVAFATLGSEGISIISMRPASRKERKLYEQIQADHSRPH
- a CDS encoding BrnA antitoxin family protein — protein: MSKSRRIIPALTDEEEARIQRGIAEDPDNPEWTEEDFKNARPFAEVFPELAESIRRARGRPAVEKPKRQISLRLDPDVIDAFKATGKGWQGRINEVLRKAAKL